The following proteins come from a genomic window of Halodesulfovibrio sp.:
- a CDS encoding AAA family ATPase encodes MPLTTANSSSLAACSLSEFLSLELPERQFLLEPVLPEQGLAIIYAPRGLGKTYAALSMALAVASGGEVYGWKAPSPQPVLYIDGEMPASTMQERLLGLSNGSDSALPSSHFFQLITPDLQQVPMPNLSHSAGQRSVDEFLNGVRLVVIDNLATLCRNGRENEADSWLPVQSWLLDLRRRVLSVLLVHHAGKSGDQRGTSAKEDIMDTVISLRRPQGYTMQEGARFEVHLTKARGVAGDGVKPFEVQLQQEGDALTWTVREIEEAEQDQLRSLLAEGLSIREIAEEMGKSKSAIHRLKSKL; translated from the coding sequence ATGCCATTGACGACTGCCAATTCTTCATCTCTAGCCGCTTGTTCTCTTTCTGAATTCCTTTCTCTTGAACTACCCGAAAGACAGTTTTTGTTGGAGCCTGTTCTTCCAGAACAAGGGTTAGCAATTATCTACGCTCCCCGCGGGTTAGGAAAGACCTATGCCGCGTTAAGTATGGCCCTTGCGGTAGCTTCAGGTGGTGAGGTTTATGGCTGGAAAGCTCCTTCTCCCCAGCCTGTTCTCTATATCGATGGTGAAATGCCTGCTTCTACAATGCAGGAACGGCTTTTGGGACTTTCAAATGGTTCAGATAGTGCCTTGCCTTCATCTCATTTTTTTCAGTTAATCACTCCGGATTTGCAGCAAGTTCCAATGCCCAACCTTTCGCATAGTGCTGGGCAGAGATCCGTTGATGAGTTTCTTAACGGTGTTCGCCTTGTTGTTATCGATAATTTGGCGACTCTTTGCCGTAATGGACGGGAAAACGAAGCAGATTCATGGCTTCCTGTGCAGTCTTGGTTACTGGATCTACGCCGTCGTGTTTTGTCTGTTCTTCTCGTGCATCATGCGGGCAAGTCCGGCGATCAACGTGGCACATCTGCAAAGGAGGACATTATGGATACCGTGATCAGTTTACGAAGGCCTCAGGGGTACACGATGCAGGAGGGAGCACGCTTTGAAGTGCATCTAACGAAAGCTCGTGGTGTTGCTGGGGATGGAGTGAAACCTTTCGAAGTACAGCTTCAGCAAGAAGGCGATGCCCTTACATGGACAGTTCGGGAAATCGAAGAGGCAGAACAAGACCAGTTAAGAAGCTTGTTGGCCGAAGGGCTTTCAATTCGAGAGATCGCTGAAGAGATGGGAAAATCTAAATCTGCAATCCACCGGCTTAAGTCAAAATTGTAG
- a CDS encoding DUF4365 domain-containing protein, with product MPKRVMQHHLEDLSRHKYGILLPKEWVSRDKDKDYGVDVEVEVFDVDGSPSGLVYWVQLKATSSTKAYTIKNFNLKIETLEYYRRLDIPVLIVRYSSVQDKFYYKWAHEIDLYGAKEGAKTVLIKFVDSDCWEKEKTPRLIQEQLKKIKMIRNGAINFPVKCNLVVNGSHVCGVESGLLLAKLRKEMRQEYSKHVRVLLAKEDAIVNIQISPEELSIDLGGVYHCVFHNVASMEQDSLAAELAKDIMLGLAAIIAQMGNNDFSAKVAFADGVGAKLVNKPDLLVHIFPQLLNSNEFEKAIEIAKLAIEKGVSEHIEGAVLIAILHSLDRTDDKKAAAIEAYLLHCVERNEKIHDEMYGHSLYNLGNFYRSISKNRKAIQCYLRARKHQPAYYQQAYFFSELGGLLFDIGKYNHAAAYYKKSLDIEEREGILPLYADSLMLAGNYQLSCKIFSKFLDESHDEHAEWRLKFFCLSMLLEKFDLKLQARERKAAIKMADISECKTQEDAEARINESLRLDLLCPLAWYNLGIKFHKEGMNADAAYAFIVCSLVNRNDLEAWVNATSCCFDAEVPLWVLVFTVKVAYFYGKDDYVDLAYSMCEQHGKNVAPFAKVIETIIGEIKEANSKLAIRFPNEDGKMINILDREAS from the coding sequence ATGCCTAAACGCGTTATGCAGCACCACCTAGAAGATCTTTCAAGACATAAGTATGGAATACTATTACCTAAAGAATGGGTAAGTCGTGATAAAGATAAAGATTATGGAGTTGACGTTGAAGTTGAGGTTTTTGATGTTGATGGTAGTCCTTCTGGGTTAGTTTATTGGGTTCAACTTAAGGCCACGAGCTCCACAAAGGCATACACGATTAAAAATTTTAATCTAAAAATTGAAACATTAGAGTACTATAGAAGGTTAGATATCCCTGTTTTGATTGTCAGATATTCATCTGTTCAGGATAAATTTTATTATAAATGGGCACATGAAATAGATCTGTATGGCGCAAAAGAGGGGGCTAAAACTGTCTTAATAAAATTCGTTGATTCGGATTGTTGGGAGAAAGAGAAAACTCCTCGGCTTATTCAGGAACAGCTAAAAAAGATTAAGATGATACGAAACGGAGCAATTAATTTTCCTGTTAAATGTAATTTGGTCGTTAATGGAAGTCACGTTTGTGGTGTGGAGTCCGGCCTTCTTTTGGCAAAGTTACGCAAAGAAATGCGTCAAGAATACAGCAAACATGTTCGAGTGCTGTTGGCGAAAGAAGATGCGATCGTTAATATTCAGATTTCACCTGAGGAATTAAGTATAGATCTTGGAGGCGTGTATCATTGTGTATTTCATAATGTAGCGTCAATGGAACAAGATTCACTAGCTGCTGAGTTGGCAAAAGATATTATGTTGGGACTAGCTGCCATTATTGCTCAGATGGGTAATAATGATTTTTCTGCAAAGGTAGCTTTTGCTGATGGCGTTGGTGCAAAACTAGTGAATAAACCAGATTTGTTAGTCCACATTTTCCCACAGCTGCTTAACTCAAACGAGTTTGAGAAGGCTATTGAGATTGCTAAGTTAGCTATTGAGAAGGGCGTCTCAGAACATATTGAAGGTGCTGTGCTTATAGCCATTTTGCATTCTTTAGATAGAACGGATGATAAAAAGGCAGCCGCTATCGAAGCTTATTTACTTCATTGTGTTGAACGGAACGAAAAAATCCATGATGAAATGTACGGACATTCTTTGTACAACCTTGGAAATTTTTATCGAAGCATTAGTAAAAATCGTAAAGCTATTCAATGTTATTTAAGGGCTCGGAAACATCAACCTGCATACTATCAGCAAGCATATTTTTTCAGTGAACTTGGTGGGCTGTTGTTTGATATTGGGAAATATAATCATGCTGCAGCGTACTATAAAAAGTCGTTAGATATTGAAGAAAGAGAGGGCATTCTTCCTTTGTATGCGGATTCTTTGATGCTAGCAGGGAATTATCAATTATCTTGTAAAATTTTTTCCAAATTTTTAGATGAGTCACATGACGAGCATGCTGAATGGCGTCTTAAGTTCTTTTGTTTAAGTATGTTGCTTGAAAAGTTTGATCTGAAATTACAAGCGCGTGAGCGGAAAGCTGCCATTAAGATGGCGGACATATCTGAATGTAAAACACAAGAAGACGCTGAAGCTCGAATTAATGAGTCACTGCGATTAGATCTTTTGTGTCCTTTAGCATGGTATAATTTAGGGATAAAGTTTCATAAAGAGGGAATGAATGCAGATGCCGCATACGCATTTATTGTTTGTTCTCTTGTAAATAGAAATGATCTTGAAGCATGGGTAAATGCAACTTCATGTTGTTTTGACGCAGAAGTTCCATTGTGGGTTTTGGTATTTACAGTAAAAGTGGCATATTTTTATGGAAAGGATGACTATGTTGACTTGGCTTATAGCATGTGTGAGCAGCACGGTAAGAATGTTGCCCCATTTGCTAAAGTGATAGAGACAATTATTGGAGAGATCAAAGAGGCTAATTCAAAACTGGCAATTCGTTTCCCGAATGAGGATGGAAAAATGATCAACATTCTAGATAGGGAGGCTAGCTAG